A stretch of DNA from Kitasatospora kifunensis:
TGAGCGCCTCGGCGGTGTTGCCGGTGAGCAACGTGACGGTCGCGCCGCGGGCCACGCCCCGGGCGATGAGCTCGTGGGCGAGGCGGTAGGTGGCGGCGGTGAAGTCGCCGACGGTGATCTCGACGCCGTCAGCGGTGGTGACGGCCCGGCGCTCAGGCCCGGCGGTGAGGGACCGGAGGATCAGGGCAGGGGCGCTGACGAACTCCGAGTCGCTGATGGCCACTTCTTCCTTGCGGTTTGCAACCATGTCGTCAGGCTAGCCCTCCCCCGCTCACCGCGCATTCGAACGTGATGTCAGCGCGCACATACGGTTCGCGATCACGACCCGCCACACGCGGCTGCCGCGCCCCGACCCCGCACGGGGGTTACCGCCCATCCGCGCAGGTCACAGCAGACGACAGCACCCCACGCGACAGGGGGTCGCGACAGCCCCGGGCCACCCGCCCCTGCCCGCCTGCGCGGTCCCGCCAGCCGGCCCGGGGGAACGCGGGTCGGCCCGGGGGAACGCGGGTCGGCCCGGGGGAACGCGGGTCGGCCCGGGGGAACGCGGGTCGGCCCGCTCCTACGTCATTCGCACCGATCGCGCTCAGCGGGGACGGCCAGTCCACTGGATTGACGCTGCCCATTCACATCAGGGAGGTCCACGGCATGGCCGCAGGCAGCAGCAACGGGATGACCACCTTCACGGGAACCGCTGTCGAGATCTTCAAGGACCGCGACTTCAACGGCGCCAGCCGCAAGCTCCAGGACGGCGACTACGACCTGGTCGCAAACGGCGTCGTCCTGGCGTTCGTCGACACGATCGGCTCGATCAAGATCGGGGTCGGCTGGGAGGTCACCGTCTACGCCGAGACCCGCTGCACCGGCTCAGGCACCACCCTCCACGCCAGCACTGCGAACGTCGGCGACGAAGTCGGCCACGCCATCGCCTCGCTCAGGGTCCGGTCACAGAGCGGGACCCCGCTGACGATCGACACCACCTTCAACGGATCGCGCCTTCAGATCAACGGCCTGCAGGACCCCGACGCCTGGACGGTGCAGCTCTGACCCGCGCGGTGGAAACCACCGCCGCCGGCAGGTGAGCCACGCTACGCGGCCCGGCCAAGCCGCGTAGCGTCACCACCGCCGAGAGCGGCTGCCCCACGGGCCGTGGTGGTGTGCCGAGACGCGCTAGTTGTCACCGGCGGTAGAGCGTGGCCTGCGCGTTTGGTCGTGCTGGGACAGGCTGGTTGGCACCGGTCTCGAAGATCCACCCCGAGACTTGTCGACTGTCGGTTCCCCGGCGGCGGATGAGGCCCGCCACTTCCCGGCGGGCCAACTCGCCTGATCCGCCGCCGGTCGGCCGACGCTCGGGTCAGCCGGTGGCCGACGAGCCCCGGAAGGCCCCGGCCAGCACCGGGACCAGCCAGCGCTCGATCTGCCCCGGGGGCTCGGCGGCCAGTTCCGCGCCGACCGGCGCCAGCGCGAGCCAGTTCAGCAGGCCGGCCGCGCACCGGATCCGGAAGTTCAGCTCCTGATCGCCGACGCCGGGGAGCATCGGCGAGAGCTCCCGAACGATGTCCCGCCGTGACTGCTGGAACTTCGCCGTCAGCCGGTCCCAGCCCTTGGGCGGGTCGATCCCGACCCGCGCCACCGTGCGCATGAGCGCCAGCTCACGCCCGCCGGCCGCCAGCGCGCGCATCATCGGCCCGGCGAAGGCGGCGGCCAGCTCCTCGATGTCCGAATCGGCGTCGAGCGCGTCGACCGCCGCCATCTGCGCGTCCAGGTACTGCTCCAGCGCGTCCTCTATCGCCGTGTCGCACAGCGTCTTCAGCGAGCCGAAGTGGTAGCTCACCGCTGCCACGTTGGCCTCGGCGCGGTCGGTGACCTCACGCAGGGTCACGCCCTCCTGGCCGCGCTGTGCGAGCACCTCCACCACTGCGGACAACAGGCGGTCTCGCGTCCGCTGACCGGCCTCGCGGCGTTGATCTGTCCGTTCCCTCACCATGGAAGAAGTCAATCAGCTGCTTGATTTTGCTGTCAAGCAGCCGTCCTGCCTGGGGCGTAGCACTCACCCAGCAACTCAATCAAGCATTCGATTGACAGGCTCGATGGCCCACTCCTACAGTTCAAGCGATCGATTGATTTGTTAGGCGCCACCCGGCGCCGACCGATTCGGCGTGCCTCGGACCCCGAAGGCCGACCTGGAGGAGCAGGACATGAAGTCGCTCAGCTGGAAGACGATCACCGCCACCACCGCGGCCGTGAGCGTAGGTAGCCTCGCCCTCGCCGTCGCACCATCCCAGGCCGCCAGCCCCGCCGGCAGCAGCACGCAGGTGCGCTCCGTCAGCGGTGCCTCGGACCACGCGGACCTGACCCCCGGCCAGTTGGCGGCGCTACCGCTGACGAACCGCCACCTGACCCGGCACGAGATAGCCAACCTGGCGGTCGTGCTGAACGCGTACCACGTGGCGGAGGGCCACAGCCTGGACGTCGACGCGTTCATCAACAGCTTCACCGCGGACGGCGTCTTCAACGACAAGGTCGCCGGCCAGAGCTACCAAGGCCAGGCACTCGGCGACGTGCTGACCCGGATGGCCGGCATCTTCCCCGACGTCCACCGCGACCTGAAGAGCATCACCGTGAACGGCGACGTGATCAGCCTCGAACTGTCCATCCAGGGCACCTTCGAGGGCCCAGTACCGACACCCGCGGGCACCCTCAAGCCGACCGGCGCGAAGATCGACGCACCGACCGCCGACTTCTGGTACCTGCAGGACGGCAAGATCAAGAAGTTCGACTGCTTCGTCGGATACACCGTCATGTACGCCCAGATGGGCGTGAACCTCGACTGGGCCGGAGCGATCACCAAGGGGTGAACCACCGCTCGGCAGCCGCCGAGGACCCGTCAGGGGCCGTCCGGTCGCGAGCCGGGCAGCCCCTCCCCTACGGCTCCGGTGAGAACAGACAGGTGTCACCGGCGCAGCACGCGTGCTTCCCCGCGGTGACAACAAGCCTGTCCAGGTGACAGCTAACGTGTCCTGGCACAGGTGGCCGTAGTGACCGACCCGCGTGACCCGAGCCACTCAAACTCCGATGGCGCAGGACACCAGCCGCCGGTACTCACGCGGCGCGGTCCCTCACCGGGTAAAGCCTGGCGTGCGGCACTCGCGCCTCCCACCACGGATCGTCCGGGGCGAAGACCAGGGCGGCCTCCTGCTCCCGCTTGGCCGGGCGGGCAGGACCAGCGGGCCCAGGTTCTTCGCGGCACGGTCGCCCGCGCACTGCGGGAACCCCAACCGGTCGGGGCCGGCCTTCTCCCACAGCTCCAGCTTCGAGCCCGCTTTCCCGCACATCGGGCCCCGGCACGTCCAGCATGGGCACAGCGCGGCGTTGGCGGCACAGGCGGCCTCCAGCTGCTCTTCGGCCTCCCGTGCCGACCGTTGTTCGCGCCCCTGGTGGCGGGGCCGGCAGCGACCGCCGGGGCGGCGGGTCCACTGACGGCCGCCGTACACCCAGGCGCTCTCCTCCTTGGGGACGTCGCCGCAGTCAACACAGGCCAGGGTCTGCATCAGCTCGCGGTGGTCCTGCTTGGCCTTCTTCACCCGGGCCTGCTGGCGCTGGTCGTAGGCGGCGCGGTTG
This window harbors:
- a CDS encoding TetR/AcrR family transcriptional regulator, with amino-acid sequence MVEVLAQRGQEGVTLREVTDRAEANVAAVSYHFGSLKTLCDTAIEDALEQYLDAQMAAVDALDADSDIEELAAAFAGPMMRALAAGGRELALMRTVARVGIDPPKGWDRLTAKFQQSRRDIVRELSPMLPGVGDQELNFRIRCAAGLLNWLALAPVGAELAAEPPGQIERWLVPVLAGAFRGSSATG
- a CDS encoding nuclear transport factor 2 family protein; translation: MPRTPKADLEEQDMKSLSWKTITATTAAVSVGSLALAVAPSQAASPAGSSTQVRSVSGASDHADLTPGQLAALPLTNRHLTRHEIANLAVVLNAYHVAEGHSLDVDAFINSFTADGVFNDKVAGQSYQGQALGDVLTRMAGIFPDVHRDLKSITVNGDVISLELSIQGTFEGPVPTPAGTLKPTGAKIDAPTADFWYLQDGKIKKFDCFVGYTVMYAQMGVNLDWAGAITKG